ATTACCAATGCACCGGCGCGCTGTCCTGCTTGCAACCACCACGCCCGAACCGCCAGGTCGATCCAAAACCAACCCAGTAGCTCTCCACCGAGCCTGTGGAGGTACCAAATGTCTGGGACGCACGGAACATGCCACCAGCGAATAGATCGAGATCGACTCCCGGCAAAATGTCCGTCAGACCAATACCGCCACTGATCCGATGTTGGTTGATATTTGGGAACAACGCTTGGACATAATCAACCCCGGCTTGTGGCGTGATCGGACCGAAGCTTGGCGCTACGATGTCTCGCGAGGCGTTATCGGCGTAGACATAACCGGCGCGGAGTTTGGCTCCTCGATCGGTGGTGTATTGAAGCCCGCTTTGCACTGCAAATTGATCTTCCCACATGGCACCGAAAAAGTCGGTGTCTGACCAACGGAAATACATGAAATCGACCGCCACGAGGAGCTTGCCATCGAGCAGGGAGGTATCGGCGATTCCAAGCCCATACTTGTTCGGCAACGATACCTTGAAGTCTTGGAAGGGCTGGCCTTGACCGCCGAGGCGAACGAAGTTGTCGAAATTGAATTGTTGTTTGGTGTGCCAATAACCGCCGATCGTTGTTGCCTCTCGAAGTTCGTAGGTCAGCCCCAATGCAGCTCGCAAGTTATAGGCGGGGGTGGAAGAACTAA
This genomic window from Allorhodopirellula heiligendammensis contains:
- a CDS encoding OmpP1/FadL family transporter yields the protein MLFKKSLLIAAAIACCCHAMTPQQSFGQAYGVELQASMLPASGGMGGTGIARPQDLQTTLALNPATLSQFKGTQFSFSGGWVEPTLNLETTTPLAGGTIEPFKAKSQRPGSIVGNIGVTQDFTALGIPATVGLGLLTASGLGSNYNQVIASNGTAAEMQVLQTAIGAGVELTDRLSLGFQGTVGSASMDGIFAGISSSTPAYNLRAALGLTYELREATTIGGYWHTKQQFNFDNFVRLGGQGQPFQDFKVSLPNKYGLGIADTSLLDGKLLVAVDFMYFRWSDTDFFGAMWEDQFAVQSGLQYTTDRGAKLRAGYVYADNASRDIVAPSFGPITPQAGVDYVQALFPNINQHRISGGIGLTDILPGVDLDLFAGGMFRASQTFGTSTGSVESYWVGFGSTWRFGRGGCKQDSAPVHW